ATTGTAGCCTGTGAAATCTTTGTAGCGCGCTTTTTCTCGCGCGATAAGTCGTTCCATCCGAACTGTTTCGTCGAGCGATAAAAATACTAGTAAGTCTCGATTAGTGAAGCCGTCGGGATGCCAAGCAAAGACGGAACCGGAAACGATGTAGTCGTTATGAGACGCGAGGTCTGCTTCATACAGGGCGAACCGTTCAGCAACAGTTCGTTTTTCGGTGAACATCGTATCTTTCCATAAATAGTGATCGGTATCAATCCAAGGGATCTGCTCGGCTTGTCCAATGAAGGCGCCGAGCGTACTCTTTCCGGTACCGGAACCGCCGATGATTTGAATACGCATGAGAAATTTCTCCTTTCATCATGATGTAATGGCACGCAGAACAGGCCCGGGTATAATGCCGGACCTGTTGCTTGGAAGAATGAATTCTCCCTATGTCGCCTTATGCAAGCATAAGACATGGAATCGAGAGGCAGTGCCTCTAATAG
This window of the Exiguobacterium acetylicum genome carries:
- a CDS encoding shikimate kinase; this encodes MRIQIIGGSGTGKSTLGAFIGQAEQIPWIDTDHYLWKDTMFTEKRTVAERFALYEADLASHNDYIVSGSVFAWHPDGFTNRDLLVFLSLDETVRMERLIAREKARYKDFTGYNEFLDWCRTYHTATDPSMIGTFAEHQYQMERSISPVLILDASLSTQIQYQKIIEAYNQLSLKH